A DNA window from Deltaproteobacteria bacterium contains the following coding sequences:
- a CDS encoding acyl-CoA thioesterase, with the protein MNPKPVKESQIEVTHIVQPAHINSMGSIFGGQVMAWIDLAAAICAQRHSRKVCVTASIDALHFLAPVRAGYIVILKASVNYTHKTSMEIGVKIESEDPLTGERKHTASAYLTFVAINQKGGPIEIPQVLPETDDEKRRFHEAESRRKERLKKREERKQHR; encoded by the coding sequence ATGAACCCAAAACCTGTCAAAGAATCCCAGATCGAAGTGACCCACATCGTACAACCTGCCCATATCAATTCGATGGGCTCAATCTTCGGTGGTCAGGTGATGGCCTGGATCGACTTGGCGGCGGCGATCTGTGCCCAGAGGCATTCGCGGAAGGTCTGTGTGACCGCGTCGATCGATGCGCTTCATTTCCTGGCGCCGGTTCGCGCTGGTTATATTGTCATCTTGAAGGCCTCGGTGAACTATACCCACAAGACCTCGATGGAGATCGGTGTAAAAATCGAATCAGAAGATCCGCTGACTGGCGAGAGAAAGCATACCGCTTCGGCCTATCTGACTTTTGTTGCCATTAATCAAAAAGGCGGGCCAATTGAAATCCCCCAAGTCTTGCCGGAAACAGACGACGAAAAGCGGCGGTTTCATGAGGCAGAATCAAGAAGGAAGGAGAGGCTCAAGAAACGCGAGGAACGGAAA